From the Nostoc sp. PCC 7107 genome, the window ACTTCGTGCTGTAACTTTTGAGCTTGCCTATCTAAACGTGCTAACATCAATAAGTCAACAACTAAAGTTGTTAACCTCTGATTTTGACGCTGTATAGTTTGCAATATATCTCGTGTTTCTTGTTCATCTATTTCTGGCATTAAAAGTGCTGATTCTACAGTTGCACTTGTCGCAGCTAAAGGCGTTCGTAATTCATGTGCGGCATCGGCTGTAAACTGTTGAATTTGTCGATATGATTGATAAATTGGCTGCATCGCTAATCCTGACAACCACCAACTGGCACCTGCAATCATAACCATAGCCATCGGCAGCCCTAATATCAAAATTAGCTTGACACTATCCAAATAGTGATTAAACTCTTCTAGACTTCGCCCTACTTGCATGTATCCCCAATCCTGATAATTTTGGGTATGCAGAGATAGAGTAATTTGATGATATTCGTTGCCTTTGCTATCTTTGAGAAATTGCCAAGTTTTTTGATTAAAAATATTAGGTAATCCCTCTGGATAATAACCAGCATTAGCAATTAAATTTCCTGAACTATCAAAAAATCGTATATAGTAGCTAGTCTTAGTCACAATACCAAGAAGATGACGTTTAGGATGCGGCTGTTCTTGAATACAATTAGTAGCCCCAATTCTACAGTTACCTGTATTTGGAAATAACTGATTTACTAATGGTTCTAAACGTCCAGGTGACTGAAGTTTTAGTTCAATACTGTCGTGCAGTGTCCCAGCTACAGTCTCAATTTCATTGTCTAAAGCTACCACATGAGCATGAAACACAGACCTGTAAAAGCCAAAGGCACATAGGCTTAAAATCAAACCCATAACAATAGCGTAATACAGAGCTAAACGAACACGGGTAAGCCTAAACAATTTATTTTGATTCATCTGAGAACTTAAGACGATACCCCATACCGTGCAAAGTTTCAATTGGATTAGGACAGTCGTTACTCGTGAGTTTACGACGTAACAAACGTATTTGCGCTGCCACTACATTACTGCGAGACTCCGCATTAACTTCCCAAATTTGATTACGAATTTGCTCAGTCGTAACAATCTGATTAGGATGGTTCATGAAATATTCCAATAGTTGGAATTCTTTATTAGTTAATGGAATGCTTTGCTGTTCACCTGTTGTATTTTGTCTAACAACTGTACTGTTGCCACAATCTAGAGTCAAATTACCAACAGTTAATTGTTGAGGTTGTAAGTGTGGAGAACGACGCTGTAAAGCCCGCAATCTTGCCAGCAGTTCCACCATACCGAAGGGTTTTACTAAGTAGTCATCAGCACCTGCATCTAGTCCGGCAACTTTATCTTCCATTCTATCTTTAGCAGTTAGCATCAGGATAGGAAGAGGATTACCTTTATAACGCATTCTTTTACACAATTCTAAACCACTAATTCCTGGAAGCATCCAATCAAGAATCGCTACTGTATATTGCGCCGAACTATTTTCTAAGTAAGTCCATGCGTCATTCCCATCCATAACCCAGTCAACTAGGTACTTTTGTTGATTTAAAGTACGCTTAATAGCAGCCCCCAAATCCGGCTCATCTTCAACTAGTAGCACCCTCATATCAAATTGGGTATTTAAAAGTTCTTTATAAGTTTGTAATTTTAGCATAGTTCCCCATAGGGATACCCCTATTAATAGGGTTGCAGAAATTTATGAAATTAGGATGAAAATATTAGATATTTTATGTTTCAAGTCAATTAATTAACAAAAACAATAATACCTACTGATTTTTATGGAGTTTCAAGATTCAATAAAAAATTTCATCTTGATTTCATATTTATCCTTCAACATAAAAATATGTCAATTCCGTAATGGATATCAATATTTTTATGGGCATACTTGAAATGCTTACCTATATATTTATCGATTCCAACATAATTACTATTTATTTTTAAGCAAATTGAATAGATTCAAAAAGAAATGAACTATACAAGCAATAGTTATTCCTCTTGTTTTAAAGAAAACAATGTAGTGGTTATATTGCAATAAAATCAAATCCAATGAACAAGTTCATATAGCTATGAGAATTTGTAATAATTTTTAAATTTTTGGGTAATTAATATGAATTATTTGGCAAAATCTTCATTCTTGGAAAGCGTTTTCAGCCCTCAGTGGAGCAACCATAGTAAATGGAAAAATACTACGGCTACTGATGTTACCCAGGCTTTAGGTAATGTTCCGATTGTCAAACTCAGAAATATTTCTCCTGTCTGTGCGATCGCAGAATGCTTCTTGAAATTGGAAAGTTGTAATCCCGGTGGATCAATTAAGGAAAAAAATGCAGTTTACCTCGTGACGCGTGCAGAGGAGGAAGGGTTGCTTATACCTGGTGGTACGATTATCGAGTCCAGCTCAGGAAATTTCGGTGTAGGATTGGCAATGGTAGGAGCAGTCCGAGGGTATCGAGTGATGATTGTCGTCGATGCGAAAACTCCTCCGCCCTTTAGGCGAATGTTGACAGCGTATGGTGCTGAACTTGTCGATGTCCCGCTACATGAAGCAG encodes:
- the rppA gene encoding two-component system response regulator RppA; this encodes MRVLLVEDEPDLGAAIKRTLNQQKYLVDWVMDGNDAWTYLENSSAQYTVAILDWMLPGISGLELCKRMRYKGNPLPILMLTAKDRMEDKVAGLDAGADDYLVKPFGMVELLARLRALQRRSPHLQPQQLTVGNLTLDCGNSTVVRQNTTGEQQSIPLTNKEFQLLEYFMNHPNQIVTTEQIRNQIWEVNAESRSNVVAAQIRLLRRKLTSNDCPNPIETLHGMGYRLKFSDESK
- the rppB gene encoding two-component system sensor histidine kinase RppB — its product is MNQNKLFRLTRVRLALYYAIVMGLILSLCAFGFYRSVFHAHVVALDNEIETVAGTLHDSIELKLQSPGRLEPLVNQLFPNTGNCRIGATNCIQEQPHPKRHLLGIVTKTSYYIRFFDSSGNLIANAGYYPEGLPNIFNQKTWQFLKDSKGNEYHQITLSLHTQNYQDWGYMQVGRSLEEFNHYLDSVKLILILGLPMAMVMIAGASWWLSGLAMQPIYQSYRQIQQFTADAAHELRTPLAATSATVESALLMPEIDEQETRDILQTIQRQNQRLTTLVVDLLMLARLDRQAQKLQHEVCCLNDIVSDLIEEFEAMANAAEVKLISSIRVQQNLNIMGNSDQFYRLVSNLIVNAIQYTPKGGEVTVILEHNDNYAIIKVQDTGIGIPQHELTRIFDRFYRVSSDRSRNTGGSGLGLAIVQAIVQAHQGKLNLQSELGNGSTFIVQLPR